Sequence from the Catenuloplanes indicus genome:
GACAGTTCGCCGCCCTCGGCCAGCAGCGCCATGCCGTAGATCAGCTCGGCGGTGTCCTTCTGCGCGTCCTTTGAGCCCGACTCAATAGCGGTACGCAGACCGGTCACCAGCGGGTGCGTCGGGTTCAGCTCCAGGATCCGCTTGACGTGCGGCACGTCCTGGCCCATCGCGCGGTACATCTTCTCCAGCGTGGGCGTCACGTCGTTCTCGTCGCCGACGATGCACGCGGCCGACGTGGTGAGCCGGGAGGAGAGCCGGACCTCCTTGACGTTCTCCGACAGCGCGCCGGTCATCCAGGTCAGCAGCTCCGCGAAGTCCTTCTTCCGCTGCTCCTGCTCCGGCTTCGCGGCCTCCTTCTCCTCCTCCGACTCCAGGTCGACCTGGCCCTTCGCGATCGACTGCAGCGGCTTGCCGTCGAACTCGGTGACCCGCTCCACCCAGACCTCGTCCACCGGGTCGGTCAGGATCAGCACCTCGAAGCCCTTGGCGCGGAACGCCTCCATGTGCGGCGAGTTCTCGATCATCGAGCGGGACTCACCGGTCATGTAGTAGATGTGCTGCTGGCCGTCCTTCATCCGGCTGACGTAGTCGGCCAGCGTGGTCACGCCCTCCTCGGCATGCGTGGAGGCGGCGGACAGGATCTCCAGGATCGCGCCCTGGTTGTCCGTGTCGTTGATCAGGCCTTCCTTGACCGCGCGGCCGAACTCGCGCCAGAACGTCTGGTACTTCTCGTTATCGTTCTGCTGGAGGTCCCGTACCGTCGAGAGGATCTTCTTGACCAGACGCCGGCGGACGGCCTGGATCTGCCGGTCCTGCTGGAGGATCTCGCGGGAGATGTTCAGCGACAGGTCGTGCGCGTCCACCACGCCCTTGACGAACCGCAGGTAGTCGGGGAGCAGCGCCTCCGCGTCCTCCATGATGAAGACGCGCTTCACGTACAGCTGCGGGCCGCGCTTGCCCTCGCGCATGAACAGATCGAACGGCGCTCGCGACGGGATGAAGAGCAGCGCCTCGTACTCGAACGTGCCCTCCGCCTTCATGTGGATCGTCTCAAGCGGGTCCGACCAGTCGTGGCTGATGTGCCGGTAGAAGTCGTTGTACTCGGACTGCTCCACCTCCTTGCGGGGGCGGGCCCAGAGCGCCTTCATCGAGTTGAGCGTCTGCGTCTCGTACTCGACCGTCTCGTCCTCGCCGGTCTTCTCCGTGGTCATCCGGATCGGCCAGGAGATGAAGTCCGAGTACCGCTTGACGATCTCGCGGATCTTCCACTCGGTGGTGTAGTCGTAGAGGTGGTCCTCGCTGTCCTCCGGCTTGAGGTGCAGCGTCACGCTCGTGCCCTGCGGCGCGTCCGCGACCGCCTCGATCGTGTAGGTGCCCTCACCGGCGGACTCCCA
This genomic interval carries:
- the htpG gene encoding molecular chaperone HtpG; protein product: MSTETLEFQAEARQLLQLMVHSIYSNKDIFLRELISNASDALDKLRLESLVDKDLDADTSDLHIAIEADREARTLTVRDNGIGMSREDVVRLIGTIAKSGTAEVLAKLREAKENAELIGQFGVGFYSTFMVADRVVLTTRKAGEAEGTRWESAGEGTYTIEAVADAPQGTSVTLHLKPEDSEDHLYDYTTEWKIREIVKRYSDFISWPIRMTTEKTGEDETVEYETQTLNSMKALWARPRKEVEQSEYNDFYRHISHDWSDPLETIHMKAEGTFEYEALLFIPSRAPFDLFMREGKRGPQLYVKRVFIMEDAEALLPDYLRFVKGVVDAHDLSLNISREILQQDRQIQAVRRRLVKKILSTVRDLQQNDNEKYQTFWREFGRAVKEGLINDTDNQGAILEILSAASTHAEEGVTTLADYVSRMKDGQQHIYYMTGESRSMIENSPHMEAFRAKGFEVLILTDPVDEVWVERVTEFDGKPLQSIAKGQVDLESEEEKEAAKPEQEQRKKDFAELLTWMTGALSENVKEVRLSSRLTTSAACIVGDENDVTPTLEKMYRAMGQDVPHVKRILELNPTHPLVTGLRTAIESGSKDAQKDTAELIYGMALLAEGGELSDPSRFTRLLADRLAATL